Genomic window (Pyrus communis chromosome 13, drPyrComm1.1, whole genome shotgun sequence):
gtactgggatttctctctctgtctctctctttctctctctttcacatCATTTGTTCTTGTTCAGTTATAATTGAAATTGGGATCTTCCCCTTTCCAATCCCAGTTCTTTTTTCCCCTctcaatttgtgtttttatttcctCCATATAAAGTAGCAAAGGCttaactaatttatttattttttcaagcatttgatccaACCATACTACTTTTTCTTCTATAGTAGTGTGTTAATAATCCATAGgcatctctcttcttcttcttcctcttcttcaggATATTATTCATGATTAAGGAGCATTACAATCTTCAATAAAAACATCCCAAAAAAATCAGGAGGTTTTTCCAaccaaaaagacaaaaaatccaacaaatgttttttttcttccttcttgatTTCATGTaccatttcaattttcttgaattgggtttttttcctttcttttaaaTGCACATCATGACTTTCTAAATTTAGATCTTGATATCCAGTCTTGTCTTTCCACAGTAAACACTACAAATCCATCCCAAACATTCACTTTCCTCGTTTGGTTTAACTGGATAAACGATtacaaaattcaagaaaaagactAAAACATCCCATCACTTTATCAATACAAATATTGTTAATGtacaaaaaaatcccaaaagtgCATATATCTAATCTATATATCTCAATAATGAAATTCCAACTAGTAGTACCATTAACATCATTATATAAAATGTCcttgtttttttgggttttacaGAAGCAATTGGCTAGCATGGTGGAAAAGGCCTCCATTGACGATGTGATGAAAGTCCTATTAGCTTCCAGGAAACAAGACATGCATCAGCTTTGGACAACGTGCTCTCACCTTGTTGCCAAATCTGGCCTCCCACCAGAAGTCCTTGCCAAGCACCTCCCCATCGATATCGTGGCCAAAATCGAAGAGCTTCGTCTCAAATCCTCCATTGCCCGCCGTTCAATGATGCCTcatcaccaccatcatcaccaccatgACCTCGGGGCAGCTGCGGATCTTGAGGACCAGAAAATCCGTAGAATGAGGCGGGCATTGGACTCGTCAGATGTCGAACTTGTCAAGCTCATGGTAATGGGGGAAGGCCTAAATCTCGATGAGGCATTGGCATTACACTATGCAGTCGAAAATTGCAGCCGGGAAGTTGTGAAAGCGTTGCTAGAACTTGGTGCAGCTGATGTAAACTACCCGGCAGGGCCAGCCGGCAAAACCCCGCTTCACATTGCTTCCGAAATGGTGTCTCCGGACATGGTGGCAGTCCTACTCGATCACCACGCTGACCCAAATGTCCGAACGGTCGATGGGGTTACTCCTCTGGACGTACTCCGAACCCTAACTTCAGATTTTCTATTCAAGGGGGCTGTCCCGGGACTAACCCACATTGAACCTAACAAGCTCAGACTCTGCCTTGAGCTCGTACAGTCCGCTGCTCTTGTTCTTTCACGCGAGGAAGGCAACAGCAATGCAAACAACAATCCTAATTCTTCGAATTCCACGGCGATTTACCCACCACTAAGCGATGATCACCATAGCAGTGGCAGCAGTGGCAGCAACATTGGGAACCTTAACTTGGATTCTAGGTTGGTGTATCTGAATCTTGGAGCAGCTCATCAAATGGGGTCTAGAAATATGGAGGGCCATGATCATCAAGATCATGATCATCATCATAGGGCGCAAAGTGGTTGTGACCCATCAACAATGTACCACCACTCTCACGACTACTAGTACTACGTAGCTATATTATTAGCTAATTAAGACTCGTGATCATCacttataataatattattattattttatatctttttaattatatGCATCCCCTCTTGGAT
Coding sequences:
- the LOC137712787 gene encoding BTB/POZ domain and ankyrin repeat-containing protein NBCL-like, with product MSSLEESLRSLSLDYLNLLINGQAFSDVTFSVEGRLVHAHRCILAARSLFFRKFFCGPDPPLGLDPSGSRMSPGGTSSSYHRGSGSSPQQQQVIPVNSVGYEVFLLLLQFLYSGQVSIVPQKHEPRPNCGERGCWHTHCTSAVDLALDTLAAARSFGVEQLALLTQKQLASMVEKASIDDVMKVLLASRKQDMHQLWTTCSHLVAKSGLPPEVLAKHLPIDIVAKIEELRLKSSIARRSMMPHHHHHHHHDLGAAADLEDQKIRRMRRALDSSDVELVKLMVMGEGLNLDEALALHYAVENCSREVVKALLELGAADVNYPAGPAGKTPLHIASEMVSPDMVAVLLDHHADPNVRTVDGVTPLDVLRTLTSDFLFKGAVPGLTHIEPNKLRLCLELVQSAALVLSREEGNSNANNNPNSSNSTAIYPPLSDDHHSSGSSGSNIGNLNLDSRLVYLNLGAAHQMGSRNMEGHDHQDHDHHHRAQSGCDPSTMVFVHLHMKLEALG